In Pajaroellobacter abortibovis, the following are encoded in one genomic region:
- the efp gene encoding elongation factor P, translating to MQTTDIRKGIKIQIDGVPYAVIEHQFVKPGKGQAFTRCRIKNMTNGNVIERTWKSGEAVELADVETRGMTYSWGEADAYVFMDTTTGEQLSIDKAMLGDEKRFLIEGLECNVTLYNGRAIALELPSHVVAQVVATEPGVKGDTATGATKPATIAGGAVIQVPLFIKEHEWIKVDTSTGSYLERVNQ from the coding sequence ATGCAAACCACGGATATTCGCAAAGGAATAAAAATTCAGATAGATGGCGTTCCCTATGCCGTCATTGAGCATCAATTTGTCAAACCAGGGAAAGGGCAGGCATTTACGCGTTGTCGTATTAAAAACATGACGAACGGAAACGTCATCGAACGAACTTGGAAGTCGGGTGAAGCGGTCGAACTCGCAGATGTAGAAACGAGGGGGATGACCTACTCTTGGGGAGAAGCCGATGCCTATGTTTTTATGGATACGACGACGGGTGAGCAGCTCTCGATCGATAAAGCGATGTTAGGGGATGAAAAACGTTTCTTGATCGAAGGGTTGGAGTGTAACGTTACGCTTTACAATGGTCGCGCAATCGCCCTGGAGCTCCCTTCTCACGTGGTCGCTCAAGTTGTGGCTACCGAGCCTGGCGTTAAAGGGGATACAGCGACAGGAGCTACTAAGCCAGCTACCATTGCTGGCGGTGCGGTCATCCAAGTGCCTCTTTTCATCAAAGAGCATGAATGGATTAAAGTGGACACCTCAACGGGCAGTTATCTCGAGCGGGTGAACCAATAA
- the hflX gene encoding GTPase HflX, which translates to MLIHRSGEIDYVIVGSATKLMLPDIGRLRSAEGRFRGLRLVHTHLYHEPLSRDDIIDLVRLRLDLVAAIQIASSGEARSMTYAYNTPLSRTDGKSQAGYQEIGPIPLGQVKVHVGSLMADLESEFARYSALHRVQAREGRAILVHVAEKNRPEAWRRAEEGMCELRELAYTAGTEVVDEVIQMRECLDPQLVIGKGKLEDIILRAMELDVCTLLFDHNLTPAQATALSRMTDLKIIDRTQLILDIFAQRAESRDGKLQVELAQLKYSLPRLSQRDDSLSRLTGGIGGRGPGETKLEIGKRRAKERIAYLEDQLRQLAKQRAQRRHKRERSCVPALAIVGYTNAGKSTFLNTLTGAQVLAENKLFATLDTRSRQVEIEGVGQSKEKVIITDTVGFIRNLPPDLFAAFRATFEETAIASVLLHLVDASALAYEEHMAVAEQVFEKLGIESIPRLLVFNKVDLISDLVSTAIQQRYPEALMINARDPVSAKSVLSRMTHFVL; encoded by the coding sequence GTGTTAATTCATCGCTCCGGTGAGATTGATTACGTTATTGTGGGCAGTGCCACAAAACTGATGCTTCCGGATATCGGGCGCTTGAGATCAGCGGAAGGGCGCTTCCGAGGGCTTCGTCTCGTCCATACCCACCTTTATCATGAGCCGCTCAGTCGGGATGATATTATTGATCTCGTCCGTTTGCGTTTGGACTTGGTTGCTGCCATTCAGATCGCTTCTTCGGGGGAAGCGCGTTCGATGACGTATGCGTATAACACGCCACTTTCTCGGACAGATGGGAAGAGTCAAGCTGGCTATCAAGAGATAGGACCTATCCCTCTCGGTCAGGTCAAAGTGCATGTGGGCTCTCTGATGGCGGACTTGGAGTCTGAATTCGCTAGGTATTCTGCGCTGCACAGAGTGCAAGCAAGAGAGGGGCGTGCCATTTTAGTGCACGTTGCTGAGAAAAATAGGCCTGAAGCGTGGAGACGTGCAGAGGAGGGGATGTGCGAGTTGCGCGAGCTCGCTTACACAGCGGGGACGGAAGTAGTGGATGAAGTGATTCAAATGCGCGAGTGTCTCGATCCCCAATTGGTCATCGGCAAAGGAAAGCTGGAAGATATCATTTTGCGCGCGATGGAATTGGATGTGTGTACGCTCCTCTTTGATCATAATTTGACTCCTGCTCAAGCGACAGCGCTTTCTCGCATGACCGATCTCAAAATTATCGATCGGACTCAATTAATTTTAGATATTTTCGCACAAAGGGCAGAAAGTCGAGATGGTAAACTCCAAGTAGAATTGGCTCAGCTAAAATACAGCCTTCCTCGATTGAGTCAGAGAGATGATTCGCTTTCCCGTTTAACAGGTGGGATTGGAGGAAGAGGCCCTGGAGAGACAAAACTCGAGATTGGGAAGCGGCGAGCCAAAGAGCGGATCGCCTATCTTGAGGATCAATTGCGGCAGCTTGCCAAACAACGCGCTCAACGGCGCCACAAAAGAGAGAGGAGTTGTGTGCCTGCGTTGGCAATTGTGGGATACACCAATGCCGGGAAAAGTACTTTTCTCAATACGTTGACGGGAGCGCAAGTGCTGGCTGAAAATAAATTGTTTGCGACGCTCGATACGCGTTCTCGCCAAGTAGAGATAGAAGGGGTGGGGCAGAGCAAGGAAAAGGTGATTATCACGGATACGGTGGGATTTATTCGTAACCTCCCGCCAGATCTATTTGCTGCATTTCGAGCTACCTTCGAGGAGACAGCAATAGCATCGGTGCTGCTTCATCTGGTGGACGCTAGTGCTCTCGCTTATGAAGAGCATATGGCTGTAGCCGAGCAGGTTTTCGAAAAATTAGGAATTGAATCGATTCCACGTTTACTTGTTTTCAATAAAGTGGACCTGATTTCTGATTTGGTTTCTACCGCGATTCAGCAGCGGTATCCGGAAGCATTGATGATCAATGCGCGGGATCCAGTCAGCGCGAAAAGTGTCTTAAGTAGAATGACTCACTTTGTGTTATAG
- a CDS encoding protein-L-isoaspartate(D-aspartate) O-methyltransferase, protein MAIHFERERAHMVEYHLMARGIRDPRVVQAFREVPRELFVPEDCQAYAYADSALPIGEGQTISQPYIVALTVVSLEVQSDDRVLDVGTGSGYAAAILSRLARQVISLERICPLAERARLNLERLHCSNVQIICSDATRGWPLLAPYGAISVAASSPQIPPPLMDELEVGGRLVIPIDSGGQQTLTCVTRLGQTNYQQKMLVQVQFVPLIADN, encoded by the coding sequence ATGGCAATTCATTTCGAGCGGGAACGAGCACATATGGTCGAGTATCATTTGATGGCTCGCGGCATACGCGATCCGAGAGTGGTCCAGGCGTTCCGTGAAGTACCGCGTGAGCTTTTCGTCCCAGAGGATTGCCAAGCGTATGCTTATGCGGATTCCGCTTTGCCTATAGGAGAAGGACAGACCATCTCCCAACCCTACATTGTGGCGCTGACGGTTGTCTCCTTAGAAGTTCAGTCGGATGATCGCGTGCTCGATGTGGGAACGGGATCTGGTTATGCTGCCGCCATTCTCAGCAGATTAGCACGTCAAGTCATCTCGCTCGAGCGGATCTGTCCACTTGCAGAGAGGGCACGCTTGAATTTGGAACGTTTGCATTGTTCCAACGTGCAGATTATCTGTTCGGATGCGACACGAGGGTGGCCTCTTTTAGCTCCGTATGGAGCTATTTCAGTGGCCGCCAGCAGCCCTCAAATTCCTCCCCCTTTGATGGATGAACTTGAGGTTGGAGGGCGATTAGTGATCCCTATTGATTCGGGTGGCCAACAGACTTTGACCTGCGTCACACGTCTCGGACAAACAAACTATCAGCAAAAAATGCTCGTACAGGTTCAGTTTGTCCCTCTGATCGCGGACAATTGA
- a CDS encoding bactofilin family protein: MDPSIASSEFTTLLGHGTQFEGKLFFEGNVRINGIFKGEIMSNDTLIIGENAEVHAEIEVATVIIQGGVVYGNIQAKNTLEIHAPGKLLGNIHSPSILIERGVEFQGSCRMDPIEQSTFSSPTQTNTSPSPLPEVLP, encoded by the coding sequence ATGGATCCATCAATCGCATCATCGGAATTCACTACACTACTAGGTCACGGTACTCAGTTCGAGGGGAAGCTTTTCTTCGAAGGGAACGTGCGAATCAACGGTATCTTTAAAGGGGAGATCATGAGTAACGACACCCTGATCATCGGAGAAAACGCAGAAGTCCATGCAGAAATCGAAGTTGCTACTGTTATCATTCAAGGTGGAGTCGTATATGGGAACATCCAAGCGAAAAACACACTCGAGATCCACGCACCCGGTAAACTGTTGGGCAACATTCATTCCCCATCTATTCTGATCGAACGCGGAGTCGAGTTTCAAGGCTCATGTCGCATGGATCCCATCGAACAATCGACTTTTTCGTCTCCCACCCAGACCAACACCTCCCCCTCCCCTCTACCCGAAGTGCTCCCTTAA
- a CDS encoding ferritin-like domain-containing protein yields the protein MTGINQYFLHAKICQHRGYERLAAAIFKESIDEMKHAEQLVERILFL from the coding sequence TTGACGGGAATCAATCAGTATTTCCTTCATGCGAAGATATGTCAGCATCGAGGGTATGAACGGCTTGCAGCAGCGATTTTCAAGGAGTCGATCGATGAGATGAAGCATGCCGAACAGCTGGTGGAGCGCATTCTTTTTTTATGA
- a CDS encoding (2Fe-2S)-binding protein, with product MCSAVTEETFKQVIEEGACYVHTLMRACRVGVWCGACIPMNQEMIDAYKVEK from the coding sequence ATATGTTCTGCTGTAACAGAAGAGACGTTCAAACAAGTGATAGAAGAGGGAGCCTGCTATGTGCATACGTTAATGCGAGCCTGTCGGGTAGGTGTGTGGTGTGGAGCATGCATCCCGATGAACCAGGAAATGATTGATGCTTACAAGGTTGAGAAATAG
- a CDS encoding YgfZ/GcvT domain-containing protein, translated as MVESIAITSQLHASHQSALLVPAQKYTMFRVGGIDRQTWLNGLLTCDLLTRSQGAALYGLILAPKGKVLTDLFLVERGEEIWLILPLVMREEVQAFLDRHLIMEEVEILPYSGPFEIFFIHGPRAVEVMKTASAEKGWLASGVLDRTGLGGALCVWDPSVFSDGIHPLRKILDEREGIWGDTLGWEILRIERGIPVFGIDFDGTSYPQEAGLDKTAVSFSKGCYLGQEVVCMLELRGQVKKKLMRLAIQGDSPPPRGAELTNKEGMVVGSITSSEFHPGLDHVLALGWVKRSVAELGGPLQCGTAGVSVIPLFTSL; from the coding sequence ATGGTCGAATCTATAGCCATCACATCTCAATTGCATGCATCTCATCAGAGTGCACTTCTCGTTCCAGCACAAAAATATACCATGTTTCGGGTTGGAGGTATAGATCGCCAAACTTGGCTCAATGGTCTCTTAACATGCGATCTCCTCACGCGATCCCAAGGCGCGGCACTCTACGGTCTTATTCTGGCTCCAAAAGGGAAAGTGCTCACCGATCTTTTCTTGGTCGAGCGAGGGGAAGAAATATGGCTTATTCTGCCCCTTGTTATGCGTGAAGAGGTGCAGGCATTTTTGGATCGCCATCTGATCATGGAAGAGGTTGAAATCCTGCCGTATTCGGGACCTTTTGAGATCTTTTTTATCCATGGTCCGAGAGCAGTGGAAGTGATGAAAACAGCTTCGGCTGAAAAAGGATGGCTGGCCAGTGGAGTTCTCGATCGGACTGGGCTGGGGGGGGCTTTGTGTGTGTGGGATCCCTCTGTGTTTTCAGATGGTATTCATCCGCTTAGAAAGATTCTCGATGAGAGAGAAGGGATATGGGGTGATACGTTGGGTTGGGAAATCTTGCGGATAGAGCGTGGTATTCCTGTGTTCGGCATCGATTTCGATGGTACGAGTTATCCCCAAGAAGCGGGTCTCGATAAAACAGCGGTATCTTTCTCAAAGGGGTGCTATCTCGGGCAGGAAGTAGTCTGCATGTTGGAGTTGAGAGGGCAGGTTAAAAAGAAATTGATGCGTCTCGCGATCCAAGGAGACTCCCCGCCCCCTCGAGGTGCAGAGCTGACAAATAAAGAGGGGATGGTGGTAGGATCAATCACGAGCTCTGAGTTTCATCCTGGGCTGGATCACGTGTTGGCTTTAGGTTGGGTCAAGCGCTCTGTGGCCGAGTTAGGTGGACCTTTGCAGTGTGGAACAGCGGGTGTTTCGGTCATCCCTTTGTTCACCTCTTTGTGA
- a CDS encoding HesB/IscA family protein, which produces MNTSTEQIETNQKTTLLEYGEGITITERAAEKVREIAAAENLEGQGLRLRVIGGGCAGLTYDLHFEDSVTEMDETFASQGIHLYVDPLSFHYLKNTQIDYVEGTQASGFKFLNPNERGSCGCGSSFSA; this is translated from the coding sequence ATGAACACAAGCACAGAACAGATTGAGACAAACCAGAAAACCACTCTCCTTGAGTATGGAGAGGGGATCACAATCACAGAACGAGCTGCAGAAAAAGTTCGAGAGATTGCAGCGGCAGAAAACCTAGAAGGGCAGGGCTTGCGTCTGCGAGTCATAGGAGGAGGATGCGCCGGACTGACTTATGATCTCCATTTTGAAGACAGTGTCACAGAGATGGACGAAACGTTTGCATCGCAAGGGATTCACCTGTATGTAGATCCCTTGAGTTTTCACTATCTCAAAAATACCCAGATCGATTATGTGGAAGGCACGCAAGCATCTGGATTTAAATTTCTAAACCCGAATGAGAGAGGCTCTTGTGGGTGTGGTTCCTCTTTTTCAGCCTAA
- a CDS encoding electron transfer flavoprotein subunit alpha/FixB family protein codes for MKKHILVIADWLHQKLQRSTLSAIAFAQQLLQRGGSFSIVVVGKGATTAASEVAHFGAEAVLIVDTPSLSYPLCEHIAPTLASIAQTKSFEVVVVASTSFGKEIAPRLAAILQAGYASDIHAVSLQENKLAYKRALLAGNAYGTCSIETPIHVVSIRQGEFPIAEPIPSSSPIEFIPLLPSDEAALRTEFLSLSSEQSRATNLGDARIIVAGGRPLKERFIELLSPLAEALGATLGATRPPCEGGHAPPELQIGQTGRSISPLLYLAIGISGALQHTAGIKNARVIVAINQDASAPIFNIADYGLVADLFVAVPELVNALKAIQNT; via the coding sequence ATGAAAAAGCATATCCTTGTGATTGCAGATTGGCTGCATCAAAAGCTCCAGCGATCCACGCTGTCTGCGATCGCTTTTGCCCAACAGTTGCTCCAACGAGGGGGCTCTTTTTCTATTGTGGTTGTCGGAAAAGGGGCAACTACAGCAGCTTCAGAAGTGGCTCATTTCGGAGCAGAAGCAGTGCTGATCGTCGACACCCCTTCTCTATCCTATCCTCTCTGTGAGCATATTGCTCCTACTCTCGCTTCCATCGCTCAGACCAAGTCTTTCGAAGTAGTGGTGGTGGCTTCCACCTCCTTTGGGAAGGAGATTGCCCCTCGCCTTGCTGCTATACTCCAAGCAGGCTATGCGTCGGACATTCATGCCGTCTCTCTTCAAGAAAACAAACTCGCTTATAAAAGAGCACTCCTTGCTGGAAATGCCTATGGAACCTGCTCGATCGAAACCCCGATCCACGTAGTGAGCATTCGCCAAGGAGAATTCCCAATAGCAGAGCCAATCCCTTCCTCAAGTCCGATTGAATTCATACCTCTCCTCCCTTCTGATGAAGCAGCTCTGCGCACAGAATTCCTCTCGTTATCTTCAGAACAATCGCGGGCGACCAACCTAGGAGATGCGCGTATCATCGTAGCGGGAGGACGTCCCCTCAAAGAACGGTTTATCGAACTCCTCAGCCCGCTCGCAGAAGCACTAGGAGCAACCTTAGGCGCAACTCGCCCTCCGTGTGAAGGGGGGCATGCTCCCCCCGAGCTCCAAATTGGACAGACAGGGCGTAGCATTTCCCCCCTCCTCTATCTAGCAATCGGTATCTCAGGAGCACTTCAACACACTGCCGGGATCAAAAATGCTAGAGTCATCGTCGCCATCAATCAAGACGCTAGTGCCCCCATTTTCAACATCGCAGACTATGGGCTCGTCGCCGATCTCTTTGTCGCTGTGCCAGAGCTTGTCAATGCGCTTAAAGCGATACAAAATACATAA
- a CDS encoding electron transfer flavoprotein subunit beta/FixA family protein, translating into MLKILVPFKQVAHLERAEQISQPFSSLRALGLEMRPNPYDEYALEAALRLTENGTDSERRLGEVVVASLGSQEVNKILKAALAIGADRAIWVSTPDESLDGDLVARTLQSLVELEKPDLVLLGQQAADTDSCQVASLLASYLKWPQATSTTFIESEKDTRLLIHREGDFGVLRMRLILPAVVSVNMGVVGPQSVRSAHTPIAHVYPQGVRIASLRGLMSANKKPLVERSQMDLLTDTKLKIVYSSCEPLAPRKAGIRVSTVQELVHHLKEAKVI; encoded by the coding sequence ATGTTGAAAATTCTAGTCCCTTTTAAGCAAGTTGCTCATCTTGAACGGGCTGAACAAATATCTCAACCCTTCTCTTCTTTAAGAGCGCTCGGGCTTGAGATGAGGCCCAACCCCTACGATGAGTATGCCCTCGAAGCAGCCCTCCGTTTAACAGAGAACGGAACCGATTCGGAAAGGCGCCTCGGAGAAGTCGTTGTCGCCTCTTTGGGCTCTCAGGAGGTTAACAAGATCTTAAAAGCAGCGCTCGCGATTGGAGCCGATCGCGCGATATGGGTGTCCACTCCTGACGAATCCCTCGACGGTGACCTCGTCGCCCGAACCCTGCAATCTCTCGTCGAGTTAGAAAAGCCCGATCTCGTCCTGCTGGGACAACAAGCCGCAGACACAGATTCCTGTCAAGTTGCAAGCCTCCTCGCCTCTTATCTCAAGTGGCCTCAAGCGACATCGACCACCTTCATCGAAAGCGAAAAGGACACCCGGTTGCTGATCCACCGAGAGGGGGACTTTGGCGTACTGCGGATGCGTTTAATATTACCTGCAGTGGTCTCCGTCAATATGGGTGTTGTAGGGCCTCAAAGCGTGCGTTCAGCTCACACACCCATTGCACACGTTTATCCTCAAGGGGTCCGCATCGCCTCGCTGAGAGGGCTCATGAGCGCCAATAAGAAACCTCTTGTAGAACGATCCCAGATGGACTTACTAACCGATACAAAATTAAAAATAGTCTACTCTTCTTGTGAACCGCTCGCTCCGCGCAAGGCTGGGATCAGAGTCTCAACGGTACAAGAGCTCGTCCATCACCTCAAAGAAGCAAAAGTAATTTAA
- the nadB gene encoding L-aspartate oxidase produces the protein MQLSCDYLIIGSGIAGLLLALEVVDYGDVIVVTKTVRDESNTKYAQGGIGAVISSEDSFESHIQDTLIAGGNLCKPEVVSMCVREGPSCIARLQKFGVQFDMESSSRGGPLELDLHLEGGHSHRRIVHRGDATGRELINALLEAADDNPRIRMLEKHMAVDLLLSKMESGTSLCVGAYVLDIKNKKVITIRSNATILATGGSGKVYLYTSNPDIATGDGVAMAYRAGAEVANMEFYQFHPTCLFHPQARNFLVSEVMRGEGAILRGVDGIPFMKKYHPLGELAPRDIVARAIDFEMKRTGAECVLLDITQKKPSFLRERFPMIHAECLKLGIDITVQPIPVVPAAHYQCGGIVTDVNGETSLPGLWAIGECACTGFHGANRLASNSLLEGAVFASRVARVLKGREKRKMRGSIPDWEVGQATVSDEAVVITQDWDELRRFMWNYVGIVRSTQRLQRALRRIDLLWEEIQEYYWNYVVTRNLLELRNIAIVARLMVEAALSRRESRGIHYLVDFPSVQKNYEGDTILRKGSSPFLRKL, from the coding sequence ATGCAGCTTTCATGTGATTATCTGATTATAGGGAGTGGAATAGCGGGTCTTTTATTGGCTTTAGAAGTAGTGGATTACGGGGATGTGATCGTAGTCACCAAAACTGTGCGGGATGAGTCCAATACGAAGTACGCCCAAGGTGGCATTGGAGCTGTAATTTCCTCTGAGGATTCTTTTGAATCGCACATTCAGGATACCCTGATCGCGGGGGGTAATCTCTGTAAGCCGGAAGTGGTTAGTATGTGTGTGCGCGAGGGTCCTTCTTGTATTGCTCGCCTTCAAAAATTTGGTGTTCAATTCGATATGGAGTCTTCTTCTCGCGGGGGGCCTCTGGAGCTCGATCTCCATTTAGAAGGAGGGCACAGTCATCGCCGAATTGTGCATCGCGGAGATGCGACGGGGCGTGAGCTTATCAATGCGCTGCTGGAGGCAGCGGATGATAATCCCCGTATCCGCATGCTAGAGAAGCATATGGCTGTCGATCTGCTGCTGAGCAAAATGGAGAGTGGGACTTCTCTCTGTGTCGGCGCTTATGTGCTCGACATTAAAAACAAGAAAGTGATTACTATTCGGTCTAATGCCACGATCCTTGCGACAGGAGGATCGGGCAAGGTTTATCTGTACACCTCCAATCCAGATATTGCCACAGGGGATGGGGTTGCAATGGCTTATCGCGCAGGTGCAGAAGTGGCTAATATGGAGTTCTATCAATTCCATCCCACCTGTTTATTCCATCCACAAGCGAGAAATTTTTTAGTCAGTGAGGTAATGCGAGGAGAGGGGGCCATTTTGCGAGGTGTCGATGGCATCCCTTTCATGAAGAAGTACCATCCGCTCGGTGAATTAGCCCCTCGGGATATTGTGGCGAGGGCGATCGATTTTGAAATGAAGCGCACGGGCGCTGAATGCGTCTTGCTCGATATCACCCAGAAAAAGCCGTCCTTTCTGCGCGAGCGTTTTCCGATGATCCATGCCGAATGCTTGAAGTTGGGGATTGATATCACAGTGCAACCGATCCCGGTAGTCCCTGCAGCTCATTATCAATGTGGCGGAATTGTCACTGATGTGAACGGCGAAACTTCTCTCCCAGGTCTTTGGGCTATTGGTGAGTGTGCGTGTACGGGCTTTCATGGAGCGAACCGCCTTGCTTCCAATTCATTGCTGGAAGGTGCTGTATTTGCATCAAGGGTAGCCCGGGTGTTGAAGGGGAGAGAAAAGCGGAAAATGCGCGGCTCCATTCCGGACTGGGAAGTGGGGCAAGCGACTGTTTCGGATGAAGCAGTAGTGATCACCCAGGATTGGGACGAGTTGCGCCGTTTTATGTGGAATTACGTTGGTATTGTTCGTTCGACGCAGCGCCTTCAGCGCGCTCTGCGCCGAATTGATCTACTGTGGGAGGAGATTCAAGAGTATTATTGGAACTACGTGGTGACGCGTAATTTGCTTGAACTTAGAAATATCGCTATTGTTGCTCGGCTCATGGTGGAAGCAGCTTTATCGCGTAGAGAGAGCCGAGGTATTCATTATCTGGTCGATTTCCCTTCCGTTCAAAAGAACTATGAAGGGGATACCATTCTCCGGAAAGGGAGCTCCCCTTTCCTTCGCAAATTGTAA
- a CDS encoding thiamine pyrophosphate-dependent dehydrogenase E1 component subunit alpha: MQKLQNTTLTSIPAPSNSGSENTLLQVLRDDSTLNPAYDPNLSDELVVQLYRHMVLMRILDDRMVALQRQGRIGFHIGSVGEEASIVGSVAALRVQDWVFPCYREFGAALWRGLPLQSYLDNMFGNSRDRVKGRQMPDHYTWREGHFVSVSSPVGTQITQAVGFAWAAKQKREELVTLVYFGDGGTSSSDFHNGMNFASVFKAPAIFFCRNNGWAISVPTEKQTASATFAQKGAAYGIRAVQVDGNDLFAVYKATKDAIDHAAAEGGPTLIEAVTYRVGAHSTSDDPQVYRDETAVETWRGRDPLKRVRLYLEQKQLWGGMQQQQLVEQLERDIKDAIADAEQVAPPGLSTIIEDVYAVPPWHLREQLEQLLQGARPR, translated from the coding sequence ATGCAAAAATTACAGAACACAACGTTAACTTCGATTCCTGCTCCTTCGAACTCTGGTTCAGAAAACACGCTGCTTCAAGTGTTGAGGGATGACTCTACGCTCAATCCTGCATATGATCCCAACCTCTCTGATGAGCTTGTGGTGCAGTTATATCGGCATATGGTGTTGATGAGAATCCTGGATGATCGGATGGTTGCACTGCAGAGACAAGGTCGCATCGGTTTTCATATTGGGTCTGTGGGAGAAGAGGCGTCGATAGTGGGATCGGTGGCGGCTCTTCGTGTTCAGGATTGGGTGTTCCCATGCTATCGGGAATTTGGTGCTGCTCTTTGGCGTGGGCTACCCCTTCAGAGCTATCTGGATAACATGTTTGGCAACAGTCGCGATCGGGTTAAAGGGCGTCAGATGCCTGATCATTATACATGGCGAGAAGGACATTTTGTGTCTGTCAGCTCACCTGTAGGGACTCAGATCACGCAAGCGGTTGGTTTTGCTTGGGCTGCCAAACAGAAGCGAGAAGAATTGGTTACTCTTGTCTATTTTGGAGATGGGGGGACGAGTTCCAGCGATTTCCACAACGGTATGAATTTTGCCTCGGTTTTTAAGGCACCTGCCATCTTTTTCTGTCGAAATAATGGTTGGGCGATCAGTGTTCCCACGGAAAAACAAACAGCAAGCGCAACCTTTGCTCAGAAGGGGGCAGCGTATGGAATCCGAGCTGTGCAGGTTGATGGGAACGATCTCTTTGCTGTCTACAAGGCTACAAAAGATGCCATAGACCATGCTGCGGCGGAAGGAGGCCCAACCCTGATTGAGGCGGTGACCTATCGCGTAGGAGCCCATTCCACGAGTGACGACCCACAGGTCTATCGAGATGAAACAGCGGTAGAGACGTGGCGAGGGCGTGATCCTCTCAAGCGTGTTCGCCTGTATCTGGAACAGAAACAACTATGGGGGGGAATGCAGCAACAACAGTTGGTTGAACAGCTCGAGAGAGACATCAAAGATGCGATTGCAGATGCGGAGCAGGTGGCTCCTCCTGGCTTGTCCACGATTATTGAAGATGTCTATGCCGTACCCCCTTGGCATCTCCGAGAACAGCTTGAGCAGCTGCTTCAAGGAGCCCGTCCGCGGTGA
- a CDS encoding alpha-ketoacid dehydrogenase subunit beta gives MPCMNMVQALGAGLRYAMERDPRVIVMGEDVGKLGGVFRVTQGLWSTFGEDRVIDTPLSEGGIVGCAVGMALYGLVPVVEIQFADYVYPAYDQIVNELAKYRYRSGGEFSAKMVIRMPLGGGIRGGHYHSQSPEALFVHIPGLKVVCPSNPYDAKGLLLASIADPDPVLFLEPKRVYRAVKAEVPEGRVLVELGKADVVREGTHVTLIAWGAMLYEAIAAAEEAKKDGIECEVVDLRTLWPLDIETIVESVQKTGRVIVVHEAPKTGGLGGELVALIQEKAFYHLEAPPVRVTGLDTPFPYILEKEYLPLAHRIYPAILDTIRF, from the coding sequence ATGCCTTGCATGAATATGGTTCAAGCGCTTGGGGCTGGATTGCGTTACGCGATGGAACGCGATCCCCGTGTAATTGTAATGGGAGAAGATGTTGGGAAGTTAGGGGGAGTCTTCCGCGTGACCCAAGGCTTGTGGTCTACTTTTGGAGAGGATCGGGTAATCGATACGCCTCTCTCCGAAGGGGGGATTGTAGGATGTGCAGTTGGGATGGCGCTGTATGGTCTTGTCCCCGTTGTAGAGATCCAATTCGCTGATTATGTGTATCCTGCATATGATCAGATCGTCAATGAGCTTGCCAAGTATCGTTATCGTTCAGGGGGGGAGTTTTCTGCGAAAATGGTGATACGGATGCCGCTAGGAGGGGGGATTCGGGGAGGACATTATCACTCTCAATCGCCGGAAGCGCTGTTTGTTCATATTCCTGGCCTTAAAGTTGTCTGTCCTTCGAATCCGTATGATGCCAAGGGGTTGCTTTTGGCATCGATTGCAGATCCCGATCCAGTTCTCTTCCTTGAGCCCAAGCGGGTCTATCGCGCAGTCAAAGCAGAGGTCCCAGAAGGTCGAGTTTTGGTCGAGTTGGGCAAAGCTGATGTTGTCCGCGAAGGTACACATGTGACCTTGATTGCATGGGGCGCTATGCTTTACGAAGCGATCGCTGCAGCAGAGGAGGCGAAAAAGGACGGGATTGAATGTGAGGTTGTCGACTTAAGGACCCTTTGGCCTCTGGATATTGAGACGATTGTGGAGAGTGTTCAAAAAACAGGGCGGGTGATTGTTGTCCACGAGGCACCTAAGACTGGTGGACTGGGAGGGGAGCTTGTAGCTCTTATCCAAGAAAAAGCCTTCTATCATCTTGAGGCTCCTCCTGTGCGCGTGACAGGTCTTGATACTCCTTTCCCTTATATTCTTGAAAAAGAGTACCTTCCGCTTGCCCATCGGATCTATCCTGCCATCCTTGATACGATACGCTTTTGA